The following are from one region of the Candidatus Obscuribacterales bacterium genome:
- a CDS encoding nucleotide sugar dehydrogenase, whose amino-acid sequence MRKQKIAILGGCGHVGLPFGVVLATLDDLEVFLIDVDKDKIALVNSGRMPFLEENMEPVLQKVIGKTLQATNSMEELADADIVVEVIGTPVDSHLNPLLKELYSHTDNTIKHMKDGALLILRSTMYPGVSKLIYERLQSQGRKIHLAVCPERIAEGKALEELRDLPQIIGAFEEEAAKLATDLFTRFAPSVIRIDPIEAELGKLFVNSWRYLNFAVSNQFFILCQKYNIDFYRIYDAFSKDYPRMKPYPKAGFTAGPCLLKDTLQLCAFSNNLFFMGNAAMVVNESIPNFIIEQLEKHDLPNLRVAILGMAFKGDSDDIRDSLAFKLKNLLEVYAKEVFCTDPFIKNDNFISLDKAIASADVIILGAPHSAYKNISLPPNKLVIDVWGFWPMKNPVVVVDSKSLVSERT is encoded by the coding sequence TTACCCTTTGGGGTGGTACTGGCGACTCTTGACGATCTTGAAGTCTTCCTTATAGACGTAGACAAAGACAAAATCGCTCTAGTTAATTCCGGACGGATGCCGTTTCTTGAAGAGAATATGGAACCAGTCTTGCAAAAGGTAATCGGCAAGACTCTCCAAGCAACAAATTCAATGGAAGAACTGGCTGATGCCGATATCGTCGTCGAAGTTATAGGTACACCGGTCGACAGCCACCTTAATCCTTTACTGAAAGAGTTATACAGTCATACCGATAATACAATTAAGCACATGAAGGATGGAGCCCTGCTCATCTTAAGAAGCACTATGTATCCAGGTGTTTCGAAGCTCATTTATGAAAGATTACAGTCACAGGGCAGAAAGATTCACCTAGCTGTTTGTCCTGAGCGTATCGCTGAAGGAAAGGCCTTAGAAGAACTCCGAGACCTACCGCAGATAATTGGTGCTTTTGAAGAGGAAGCAGCGAAATTAGCCACAGATCTATTTACTCGTTTTGCTCCGTCAGTCATACGAATAGACCCCATTGAGGCCGAGCTAGGAAAATTATTCGTGAACAGTTGGCGGTATTTGAATTTTGCCGTGTCCAACCAATTTTTTATACTCTGCCAAAAATACAATATCGATTTTTACCGAATCTACGATGCGTTTTCCAAAGACTATCCGCGTATGAAGCCTTATCCAAAAGCAGGCTTTACCGCTGGTCCATGCTTGCTTAAAGATACGCTTCAGCTCTGCGCATTTTCCAACAACTTATTTTTCATGGGAAATGCAGCAATGGTAGTCAACGAATCCATTCCTAATTTCATCATTGAGCAATTAGAAAAACACGACTTGCCAAATCTACGTGTTGCCATCCTGGGCATGGCGTTTAAAGGTGATAGTGATGATATTCGAGACTCACTGGCATTCAAGCTAAAGAATCTCTTGGAAGTCTACGCCAAGGAAGTTTTCTGCACTGATCCGTTTATCAAAAATGACAATTTTATATCACTAGACAAAGCAATCGCTTCCGCTGACGTCATCATTCTTGGAGCTCCGCACAGCGCCTACAAAAACATTTCTCTGCCACCAAACAAATTAGTTATTGACGTATGGGGATTTTGGCCGATGAAAAACCCTGTTGTTGTGGTGGACAGTAAATCTCTCGTTTCGGAAAGGACATGA